In Mycobacterium stomatepiae, the following are encoded in one genomic region:
- the pstS gene encoding phosphate ABC transporter substrate-binding protein PstS, whose amino-acid sequence MKIRLCGLRPAVPVLLVAAACASPPTAGPAVRVAAAPAASNVTLTETGSNNLYPLMDAWAAAYHSKYPNVTIAVDSDVSGNGISEAAGGKVDIGASGLSLTDGEMSAHPGLLNIALAVSSLHVNYNVPGVRANLRLNGKVLAGMYNGTIKTWNDPQIADLNPGVILPAIAVVPLHRTDSGSNDTFLFTQYLSKQDPNGWGKWPGFATSIDFPAVPGASGQNGMVAVVTTCAQTPGCIAYLGTRYQAEAAQKGLIEAQLGNASGNYVLPDAESVEAEAAGSASQTPANQVISLVNGPAADGYPIVNYEYAIVYSKQKDAAVAQTMQAFLHWVVTDGSGPKFLDAVHIYLRPLPDAVRTLSDAQIAKVVS is encoded by the coding sequence ATGAAAATTCGTCTGTGTGGGCTGCGACCCGCGGTGCCGGTGCTGCTGGTCGCGGCGGCCTGCGCTTCGCCGCCGACGGCTGGCCCTGCCGTGCGCGTCGCCGCCGCGCCGGCCGCCTCGAACGTGACGTTGACCGAGACCGGCTCCAACAATCTCTACCCGCTGATGGATGCGTGGGCCGCGGCCTATCACTCGAAATATCCCAACGTCACGATCGCCGTGGACAGTGACGTCTCCGGCAACGGGATCTCCGAAGCCGCCGGCGGGAAGGTCGATATCGGCGCATCCGGACTGTCGCTGACCGATGGCGAAATGTCCGCACACCCGGGCCTGCTGAACATCGCGTTGGCCGTTTCTTCCCTGCACGTCAACTACAACGTGCCCGGTGTCAGGGCAAACCTGAGGCTGAACGGCAAAGTGCTGGCCGGCATGTACAACGGCACCATCAAGACCTGGAACGACCCGCAGATTGCCGACCTCAATCCGGGGGTGATCCTGCCGGCCATCGCGGTGGTTCCGCTGCACCGCACGGACAGCGGGAGCAACGACACCTTCCTGTTCACCCAGTATCTGTCCAAGCAGGACCCCAACGGGTGGGGAAAGTGGCCCGGCTTCGCGACTTCCATCGACTTTCCCGCGGTGCCCGGCGCGTCGGGTCAGAACGGCATGGTGGCCGTGGTGACCACCTGCGCCCAGACCCCGGGCTGCATCGCCTACCTCGGCACCCGCTATCAGGCGGAGGCCGCGCAGAAGGGGTTGATCGAAGCCCAATTAGGCAATGCCTCAGGCAATTACGTGCTGCCCGACGCCGAGAGCGTGGAGGCCGAGGCCGCCGGGTCCGCCTCGCAAACGCCGGCAAACCAGGTGATCTCGTTGGTCAACGGGCCGGCCGCGGACGGATACCCGATCGTCAACTACGAATACGCGATCGTCTACAGCAAGCAGAAGGACGCCGCCGTCGCGCAGACGATGCAGGCCTTCCTGCACTGGGTGGTGACCGACGGCAGCGGCCCCAAGTTCCTCGACGCGGTGCACATCTATCTTCGGCCGCTGCCGGACGCGGTGCGGACGTTGTCCGACGCCCAGATCGCCAAGGTCGTCAGCTAG
- a CDS encoding C39 family peptidase: protein MATVSLVAACGSAPSSTSAAKTSPVAATASTNSSAAAKPTAARGVYGDPQAAAKYWVQQSTEEDTCGLASVADVVGEVTGKAVTEDEIIKLAQNTPSVIRDGPIYLPTGDPGHDTEKGGIDAGDTVVLLDHYGIKSRMMWDKNPDEVTLPALEQYLGAGRKVIAWVNGGAILDSNDQRKTADHLLVVTGVDTNNDTVHLNDPYADNGDTKVSITRFMTAWKTGQQTIVVTA from the coding sequence ATGGCCACCGTTTCGTTGGTAGCGGCGTGCGGCTCGGCGCCGTCGTCGACGAGCGCCGCGAAGACTTCACCCGTCGCCGCGACCGCCAGCACGAACAGCAGCGCGGCGGCGAAGCCGACGGCGGCCCGAGGCGTGTACGGCGACCCGCAGGCGGCCGCCAAGTATTGGGTGCAGCAGTCCACGGAGGAGGACACCTGCGGTCTCGCTTCGGTCGCCGACGTGGTCGGTGAGGTCACCGGCAAGGCCGTGACGGAGGACGAGATCATCAAGCTGGCGCAGAACACGCCGTCGGTGATCCGCGACGGTCCGATCTACCTCCCCACCGGCGACCCAGGCCACGACACGGAGAAAGGCGGCATCGATGCCGGCGACACCGTCGTGCTGCTCGATCACTACGGCATCAAATCGCGGATGATGTGGGACAAGAATCCCGACGAAGTAACCCTGCCCGCGCTGGAGCAGTACCTCGGCGCCGGCCGCAAGGTCATCGCGTGGGTCAACGGCGGGGCGATCCTGGACAGCAACGATCAGCGCAAGACGGCCGATCACCTGCTCGTCGTCACCGGGGTCGACACCAACAACGACACCGTTCACCTCAACGACCCGTACGCCGATAACGGCGACACCAAGGTCAGCATCACCAGATTCATGACCGCGTGGAAAACCGGCCAGCAAACGATCGTCGTCACGGCGTAA
- a CDS encoding cyclodehydratase yields MPGAAVYALDPAMPVLLRPDGAVQVGWDPRRAVLVRPPRGLAAAALAALLRAMRSPLPITELQREAVERGLTDTDGLTNLVAQLVSAGVVNRGFRQAGGRAASIRVHGRGPLSDLLMESLRCSGARIAHSSQPHAAVSRAAVDLVVLADYLVADPRLVRDLHSQGVAHLAVRVRDGTGLVGPLVIPGVTSCLGCADLHRSDRDAAWPAVAAQLRETVGVADRATLLATAALALSQVNRVIAAVRGDDAGPDPGPPQALNATLEFDLHASAIVARQWTKHPLCSC; encoded by the coding sequence ATGCCGGGGGCCGCTGTGTATGCGCTGGACCCGGCGATGCCGGTGCTGTTGCGCCCCGACGGTGCGGTGCAAGTGGGCTGGGATCCGCGCCGTGCGGTGCTGGTCCGGCCACCCCGCGGCCTGGCCGCGGCCGCGCTGGCCGCGCTGCTGCGCGCGATGCGATCACCCCTGCCGATCACCGAGCTGCAGCGTGAAGCGGTCGAGCGGGGGTTGACCGACACCGACGGCCTGACCAACCTGGTCGCGCAACTGGTCAGCGCCGGCGTGGTGAACCGCGGGTTCCGCCAGGCCGGCGGCCGGGCGGCCTCGATCCGCGTGCACGGCCGCGGGCCGCTATCGGACCTGCTGATGGAGTCGCTGCGGTGCTCGGGCGCGCGGATCGCGCACAGCAGCCAGCCGCATGCCGCGGTGTCGCGCGCGGCCGTCGATCTGGTGGTGCTGGCCGACTATCTGGTCGCCGACCCACGCCTGGTGCGCGATCTACACAGCCAGGGCGTCGCGCACCTCGCGGTCCGGGTGCGCGACGGCACCGGCCTGGTGGGCCCTCTGGTCATCCCCGGCGTAACCAGCTGCCTGGGCTGCGCCGACCTCCATCGCAGCGACCGCGACGCCGCGTGGCCGGCGGTCGCGGCCCAGCTGCGCGAGACCGTCGGCGTGGCCGATCGCGCCACCCTGCTGGCGACCGCGGCGCTGGCGCTCAGCCAGGTCAATCGCGTGATCGCCGCGGTGCGTGGCGACGATGCCGGACCCGATCCCGGGCCGCCTCAGGCCCTGAACGCCACGCTGGAATTCGACCTGCACGCCAGCGCCATCGTGGCGCGGCAGTGGACCAAGCATCCGTTGTGTTCGTGCTGA
- a CDS encoding macrolide-binding ATPase MABP-1 yields the protein MDDGCVSEIKRGRAARNAKLATIPVGFAARSALGLGKRLTGKSKDEVQAELLEKAANQLFQVLGELKGGAMKVGQALSVMEAAIPEEFGEPYREALTKLQKDAPPLPADKVHRVLDAQLGTKWRDRFSSFDDTPVASASIGQVHKAVWSDGREVAVKIQYPGADEALRADLKTMQRMVGVVKQLAPGADVQGVVDELIERTEMELDYRLEADNQRAFAKAYHEHPHFAVPRVVASAPKVVVQEWIQGVPMAEIIRNGTPEQRDLIGTRLLELTFDAPRRLELLHGDAHPGNFMLLPDGRMAVIDFGAVAPMPGGFPIELGMTIRLAREKNYDLLLPTMEKAGFIQKGQQVSVRDIDNMLRQYVEPVEVEVFHYTRKWLQKMSAVEIDRSVSQIRTARQMDLPPKLVIPMRVIMSVAAILCQLDAHVPIKGLSEELIPGFAKPDTAAV from the coding sequence ATGGATGATGGGTGTGTGTCTGAGATCAAACGGGGGCGTGCTGCGCGCAACGCGAAGTTGGCCACTATTCCGGTCGGCTTTGCTGCGCGTTCCGCACTGGGCCTCGGCAAGCGGCTGACCGGCAAGTCGAAGGACGAAGTGCAGGCCGAGCTGCTGGAGAAGGCCGCCAACCAGCTCTTTCAGGTGCTGGGCGAGCTCAAGGGCGGGGCGATGAAGGTCGGCCAGGCCCTGTCGGTGATGGAAGCCGCGATTCCCGAGGAGTTCGGCGAGCCCTACCGCGAGGCGCTGACCAAGCTGCAGAAGGACGCCCCGCCGTTGCCGGCCGACAAGGTGCACCGGGTGCTCGACGCGCAGCTGGGCACCAAGTGGCGCGACCGGTTCAGCTCCTTCGACGACACCCCGGTGGCCTCGGCCAGCATCGGCCAGGTGCACAAGGCGGTGTGGTCCGACGGTCGCGAGGTGGCCGTCAAGATCCAATACCCCGGCGCCGACGAAGCACTGCGAGCCGACCTCAAGACCATGCAGCGGATGGTCGGGGTCGTCAAACAGCTCGCGCCCGGCGCCGACGTCCAGGGCGTGGTCGACGAGCTGATCGAGCGCACCGAGATGGAGCTCGACTACCGGCTCGAGGCCGACAACCAGCGCGCCTTCGCCAAGGCGTATCACGAGCACCCGCACTTCGCGGTGCCCCGCGTGGTGGCCAGCGCGCCCAAGGTGGTGGTCCAGGAGTGGATCCAGGGCGTGCCGATGGCCGAGATCATCCGCAACGGCACCCCCGAGCAACGCGACCTGATCGGCACCCGGCTTCTCGAGCTCACCTTCGACGCGCCACGCCGGCTGGAGTTGCTGCATGGTGATGCGCACCCGGGCAACTTCATGCTCTTGCCCGACGGCCGGATGGCCGTCATCGACTTCGGTGCCGTCGCGCCCATGCCCGGCGGCTTTCCGATCGAGCTCGGCATGACCATTCGGTTGGCCCGCGAGAAGAACTACGACCTGCTGTTGCCGACGATGGAGAAGGCCGGCTTCATCCAGAAGGGCCAACAGGTGTCGGTCCGCGACATCGACAACATGCTGCGCCAGTACGTCGAGCCGGTCGAGGTCGAGGTGTTCCACTACACCCGTAAATGGCTGCAGAAGATGTCCGCCGTCGAGATCGACCGGTCGGTGTCGCAGATCAGGACCGCCCGGCAGATGGACCTGCCGCCCAAGCTGGTGATCCCGATGCGGGTGATCATGTCGGTGGCCGCGATTCTTTGTCAGCTCGATGCGCACGTGCCGATCAAGGGGTTGTCCGAAGAGCTGATCCCCGGATTCGCCAAACCCGACACCGCGGCCGTCTAG
- a CDS encoding WhiB family transcriptional regulator codes for MSAQTVPRQPQPALPCHAGNPDLWFAETPADLERAKTLWTDCPVRRQCLAAALDRADPWGVWGGEIFERGAIVGFKRPRGRPRKDAVAA; via the coding sequence ATGTCGGCACAGACAGTCCCCAGACAGCCGCAGCCGGCGTTGCCGTGTCACGCCGGCAATCCCGACCTATGGTTCGCCGAGACCCCGGCGGACCTGGAGCGCGCCAAGACCCTCTGGACGGACTGCCCCGTCCGGCGTCAGTGCCTGGCCGCGGCGCTGGACCGTGCCGATCCGTGGGGTGTGTGGGGCGGCGAGATATTCGAGCGGGGAGCGATCGTGGGCTTCAAACGCCCGCGCGGGCGTCCCCGCAAAGACGCGGTCGCTGCCTAG
- a CDS encoding ATP-dependent DNA helicase UvrD2 has protein sequence MPMVADPLTAGLDDEQREAVLAPRGPVCVLAGAGTGKTRTITHRIAQLVASGHVAAGQVLAVTFTQRAAGEMRSRLRTLDANTQSGSGVGAVQALTFHSAAHRQLRYFWPRVVGDTGWQLLDTKFAVVARAAGRIRLNVSTDDVRDLAGEIEWAKASLISPEAYPAEVAAAGRDIPLGAKKVSDVYTAYEALKVRDESVTLLDFDDLLLHTAAAIENDAAVAEEFRDRYRCFVVDEYQDVTPLQQRVLSAWLGDRDDLTVVGDANQTIYSFTGASPRFLLDFSRQFPDATVVRLERDYRSTPQVVSLANQVIAAARGRVAGSKLQLSGQRAPGPAPTFHEHPDETVEAAAVAKEIAGLIESGTAPSEIAVLYRVNAQSEIYEEALTEAGIAYQVRGGEGFFNRQEIKQAMVALHRAAERGAEGPVPDVVRAVLEPLGLTASEPVGTRVRERWEALTALAELVDDEVAQRPQLELPGLVAELRIRADARHPPVVQGVTLASLHAAKGLEWDAVFLVGLADRTLPISHALAHGAESEPVEEERRLLYVGITRARVRLALSWALSRSPGGRQTRKPSRFLNGIAPQTRADPAPGKSRRKQGASRCRICNNTLTTPAAVMLRRCETCSADIDEALLLRLKEWRLDVAKEQKVPAYVVFTDNTLIAIAELLPDDEAALIAIPGIGARKLEQYGSDVLDMVRGRS, from the coding sequence ATGCCGATGGTCGCCGACCCACTGACCGCCGGACTGGACGACGAACAGCGCGAGGCCGTGCTGGCGCCGCGCGGACCGGTCTGCGTGCTCGCGGGCGCCGGAACGGGCAAGACCCGCACCATCACGCACCGCATCGCCCAGTTGGTGGCGAGTGGCCATGTCGCGGCCGGGCAGGTGCTCGCGGTCACGTTCACCCAGCGCGCGGCCGGGGAGATGCGGTCCCGGTTGCGGACGCTGGACGCGAACACGCAGAGCGGATCGGGCGTCGGCGCCGTGCAGGCGCTGACCTTTCACTCGGCCGCGCACCGGCAGTTGCGGTATTTCTGGCCGCGAGTGGTCGGTGACACCGGCTGGCAGCTGCTCGACACCAAGTTTGCCGTCGTCGCCCGGGCGGCCGGCCGCATCCGGCTCAACGTCAGCACCGACGACGTGCGCGACCTGGCCGGTGAGATTGAATGGGCCAAGGCCTCGCTGATCAGCCCCGAGGCCTACCCGGCCGAGGTCGCCGCGGCCGGGCGGGACATCCCGTTGGGCGCCAAGAAGGTCTCCGACGTCTACACCGCCTACGAGGCCCTCAAGGTTCGCGACGAATCGGTGACGCTGCTCGACTTCGACGACCTGCTGCTGCACACCGCGGCCGCGATCGAGAACGACGCCGCGGTCGCCGAGGAGTTCCGCGACCGCTACCGCTGCTTCGTCGTCGACGAGTATCAGGACGTCACCCCGCTGCAGCAGCGGGTGCTGTCGGCGTGGCTGGGCGACCGGGACGACCTGACCGTCGTCGGCGATGCCAACCAGACCATCTACTCGTTCACCGGCGCCTCGCCCCGCTTCCTGCTCGACTTCTCGCGGCAGTTTCCCGACGCCACGGTGGTGCGCCTGGAGCGCGACTACCGGTCCACTCCACAGGTCGTATCGCTGGCCAACCAGGTGATCGCCGCGGCCCGCGGCCGGGTCGCCGGCAGCAAGCTGCAGCTGTCCGGGCAGCGTGCGCCGGGTCCGGCCCCGACGTTTCACGAGCATCCCGACGAAACCGTCGAGGCGGCCGCGGTCGCGAAGGAGATCGCGGGGCTGATCGAATCCGGTACCGCGCCGTCCGAAATCGCGGTGCTCTACCGCGTCAACGCGCAGTCCGAGATCTACGAGGAAGCCCTGACCGAGGCGGGCATCGCCTACCAGGTTCGCGGCGGCGAGGGCTTCTTCAACCGCCAGGAGATCAAGCAGGCGATGGTGGCGCTGCATCGCGCGGCCGAGCGCGGCGCCGAGGGACCCGTGCCCGACGTGGTCCGCGCGGTGCTGGAGCCGCTGGGGCTCACGGCCTCCGAACCCGTTGGCACCCGGGTCCGGGAGCGCTGGGAGGCGCTGACGGCGTTGGCCGAGCTGGTGGACGACGAGGTCGCGCAGCGTCCGCAGCTGGAGTTGCCGGGGCTGGTGGCCGAGCTGCGGATCCGGGCCGACGCGCGCCATCCACCGGTGGTGCAGGGCGTCACCCTCGCGTCGTTGCACGCCGCCAAGGGGCTGGAATGGGATGCGGTGTTCCTGGTCGGATTGGCCGACCGCACTCTACCGATCTCGCACGCCTTGGCGCACGGCGCCGAGAGCGAGCCGGTCGAAGAGGAACGTCGCCTGCTTTATGTCGGAATCACCAGGGCGCGAGTGCGTTTGGCGCTCAGCTGGGCGCTGTCGCGCAGCCCGGGCGGCCGGCAGACCCGCAAGCCGTCGCGGTTTCTCAACGGAATCGCGCCGCAGACGCGCGCCGATCCGGCGCCGGGCAAATCCCGGCGCAAGCAAGGTGCTTCGCGGTGCCGGATCTGCAACAACACCCTGACTACGCCGGCGGCCGTCATGCTGCGGCGCTGCGAGACGTGCTCGGCGGACATCGACGAGGCATTGCTGTTGCGACTCAAGGAGTGGCGGTTGGACGTCGCCAAGGAGCAGAAGGTGCCCGCGTATGTCGTCTTCACCGACAACACCCTGATCGCGATCGCCGAGCTGCTGCCCGACGACGAAGCCGCCCTGATCGCGATCCCCGGTATCGGCGCACGCAAACTCGAGCAGTACGGGTCCGACGTTTTGGACATGGTGCGCGGCCGCTCCTGA
- the mrx1 gene encoding mycoredoxin Mrx1 — protein MSNAPITVYTTSWCGYCHRLMTVLKSNGIPYVTVDIEADPAAAEFVGSVNGGNRTVPTVKFADGSTLTNPSAAEVKAKLAQVAG, from the coding sequence ATGAGCAACGCTCCGATTACCGTTTACACGACGTCATGGTGTGGGTACTGCCATCGGCTCATGACCGTGCTCAAGTCCAACGGAATCCCCTACGTGACGGTCGACATCGAAGCCGACCCGGCGGCCGCGGAATTCGTCGGTTCGGTCAACGGTGGCAACCGGACGGTGCCGACGGTGAAGTTCGCGGACGGGTCGACGCTGACCAACCCGAGTGCTGCCGAGGTGAAAGCGAAGCTGGCTCAGGTCGCCGGCTAA
- a CDS encoding sensor domain-containing protein — translation MAPSLRSRQDSPIRKFWPAAMACCAVMLLSACSHSSTPATSHPTVTHVDDMIVDLDDVRRIAKADDLARAEADLNKPAPSDANAPGPCRAVGHNDLTFGSAWTEFRAAGYHGVTDDIQPLGRAMINGVTQAVARYANPEAAQGAFHQLESSLHACVDLHDPNFSFNLDSPDPSTLRIGAHQWSHLYRTKSAYVVSVGVVGLESADQIANSVLQMITDRIG, via the coding sequence ATGGCGCCGAGTCTGCGTTCGCGGCAGGACAGTCCAATTCGCAAATTCTGGCCCGCCGCGATGGCCTGCTGCGCGGTGATGCTGCTGTCGGCTTGCTCGCATTCGAGCACTCCGGCCACGTCACACCCCACCGTCACACATGTCGACGACATGATCGTCGACCTCGATGATGTCCGGCGCATCGCCAAAGCCGACGACCTCGCGCGCGCCGAGGCGGACCTGAACAAGCCGGCCCCGTCGGACGCCAATGCTCCGGGACCGTGCCGGGCGGTGGGACACAACGACCTCACCTTCGGCAGCGCCTGGACAGAGTTTCGTGCCGCGGGATATCACGGCGTCACCGACGACATCCAGCCGTTGGGCAGGGCCATGATCAATGGCGTCACCCAGGCGGTGGCGCGCTACGCGAATCCCGAAGCGGCACAAGGCGCATTCCATCAGCTGGAGTCGTCGCTGCACGCGTGCGTGGATCTGCACGATCCCAACTTCAGCTTCAATCTCGACAGCCCGGATCCGTCGACGCTGAGGATCGGCGCCCACCAGTGGAGCCATCTGTACCGAACCAAGTCCGCCTATGTGGTGTCGGTCGGCGTGGTGGGACTGGAGTCCGCGGATCAGATCGCGAATTCCGTCCTGCAGATGATCACCGACCGCATCGGCTAG
- the nudC gene encoding NAD(+) diphosphatase has protein sequence MDFQLRSVPLLSRVGADRADQLRTDVDAATVGWADAALLRVDSRNQVLVANGRVVLGKAAELGEKPTHDAVFLGRIENDQHVWAIRGALQAPEDPDVQTEVVNLRSLGPIFDDTSSQLVSSAVALLNWHDSARFSAVDGSPTKLARAGWSRVNPVTGHEEFPRIDPAVICLVHDGGDRAVLARQAVWPERMFSLLAGFVEAGESFEVCVVREIREEIGLNVTDVRYLGSQPWPFPRSLMVGFHALGDPDEEFSFNDGEIAEAAWFTRDEVRAALAVGDWSSSSESKLLLPGSISIARVIIESWAELD, from the coding sequence GTGGACTTTCAGCTGCGCAGTGTTCCGTTGCTCTCGCGCGTCGGCGCCGACCGAGCCGACCAACTGCGCACCGACGTCGACGCGGCCACTGTCGGGTGGGCGGATGCGGCGCTCCTGCGGGTAGATTCGCGCAATCAGGTGCTGGTCGCCAACGGCCGGGTGGTGCTCGGCAAGGCGGCCGAACTGGGCGAAAAGCCCACCCACGACGCGGTATTCCTCGGCCGCATCGAGAACGACCAGCACGTCTGGGCCATCCGGGGAGCGCTGCAGGCACCCGAGGATCCCGACGTCCAAACCGAGGTGGTGAACTTGCGCAGTCTCGGCCCGATCTTCGACGACACCAGCAGCCAACTGGTGTCGTCGGCCGTTGCGCTGCTGAATTGGCATGACAGCGCGCGATTCAGCGCGGTGGACGGCTCCCCGACGAAACTGGCGCGCGCGGGCTGGTCGCGGGTCAACCCGGTCACCGGGCATGAGGAGTTCCCGCGCATCGATCCGGCGGTCATCTGCCTGGTGCACGATGGCGGCGACCGTGCGGTGCTGGCGCGCCAGGCGGTGTGGCCCGAGCGCATGTTCTCGCTGCTGGCCGGATTCGTCGAAGCCGGAGAGTCTTTCGAGGTCTGTGTGGTCCGCGAGATCCGCGAGGAAATCGGCCTGAACGTCACCGACGTTCGCTACCTGGGCAGCCAGCCGTGGCCCTTCCCGCGTTCGCTGATGGTCGGTTTCCACGCGCTGGGCGACCCCGACGAGGAGTTCTCGTTCAACGACGGTGAGATCGCCGAGGCGGCCTGGTTCACCCGCGACGAGGTACGCGCGGCGCTCGCCGTCGGTGATTGGAGCAGTTCGTCGGAGTCGAAACTGCTTCTGCCCGGCTCGATTTCGATCGCACGCGTGATCATCGAGTCCTGGGCAGAGCTGGACTGA
- a CDS encoding potassium channel family protein: MPKGRLRRLPGLDERLTTQPGHSLVGVLRIPEDHGSPARVITRRLVIALLVLFGAALVVYLDRNGYRDVRGDRLTFLDCLYFSAVSLSTTGYGDITPYTETARLVNTVVFTPLRIAFLVVLVGTTLEVLSERSRQGWKIQRWRNRVRNHTIVIGYGTKGKRAVAARVSDEAAQGEIVVVDTDRGALEHAATAGLVTVHGDGTKSDVLRLAGAQQASSIIVATNRDDTAVLVTLTAREIAPTARIVAAIREAENSHLLQQSGADSVVVSSETAGRLLGLATTTPSVVEMIEDLLTPDAGLAIAEREVEPSEVGGSPRHLRDIVLGVVRDGYLIRIGAPEVDAIEATDRLLYIRDAGH, translated from the coding sequence GTGCCCAAAGGTAGGTTGCGACGGCTGCCGGGTCTCGACGAGAGACTGACCACCCAGCCCGGTCATTCGCTGGTCGGAGTGTTGCGCATCCCCGAAGACCACGGCAGCCCCGCTCGCGTCATCACCCGGCGGCTGGTCATCGCGCTGCTGGTCTTGTTCGGTGCCGCCCTCGTCGTCTACCTGGATCGCAATGGTTACCGCGACGTGCGCGGCGATCGGCTGACGTTTCTGGATTGCCTTTATTTCTCGGCGGTGTCGCTGTCGACGACCGGTTACGGCGACATCACGCCGTACACCGAAACCGCACGCCTGGTCAACACCGTCGTCTTCACACCGCTGCGGATCGCGTTCCTGGTCGTGTTGGTCGGAACGACGCTCGAGGTGCTCTCGGAGCGGTCCCGGCAGGGATGGAAAATTCAGCGTTGGAGGAACAGAGTGCGTAACCACACCATCGTGATCGGGTACGGCACCAAGGGCAAACGTGCCGTCGCCGCGCGGGTCAGCGACGAAGCCGCCCAGGGCGAGATCGTCGTCGTCGACACCGACCGCGGCGCCCTCGAGCACGCCGCCACCGCCGGCCTGGTCACCGTGCACGGCGACGGCACCAAGTCCGACGTACTGCGGCTGGCCGGGGCGCAGCAAGCGTCGTCAATCATCGTTGCCACCAACCGTGACGACACCGCCGTGCTGGTCACGCTGACCGCGCGAGAGATCGCGCCCACGGCGAGAATCGTGGCCGCGATCCGGGAGGCCGAGAATTCGCACCTGCTGCAGCAATCGGGCGCGGACTCGGTGGTGGTCTCCTCGGAAACCGCGGGCCGGTTGCTCGGTCTTGCCACCACCACACCCAGCGTCGTGGAGATGATCGAGGACCTGCTGACCCCGGATGCCGGGTTGGCCATCGCCGAACGCGAAGTGGAGCCGAGCGAAGTCGGCGGATCGCCGCGGCACCTACGCGACATCGTGCTGGGCGTGGTGCGTGACGGATACCTGATCCGCATCGGCGCACCCGAAGTGGACGCCATCGAGGCCACCGACCGGCTGCTCTACATCCGGGATGCGGGACACTAG